A genomic stretch from Oryzias latipes chromosome 24, ASM223467v1 includes:
- the dusp10 gene encoding dual specificity protein phosphatase 10 codes for MPPSPLDDRIVVALPRPIRPQELQLRLDTSYLDSIATSSCSNTVISTTVVKIRATANLVTYMPSSKGSTRSLSCGCSSASCCSVTTYEKDSQSLSHSQVSASSPNLSYAGPPTPMVSNHGALSVPSLTSGTVKTLPTVRVIHPNELAKRITYCPMGHPIGPVPVIIDCRPFLEYNKSHIRGAVHINCSDKISRRRLQQGKITVLDLISCREGKDSFKGIFSKEIVVYDESTVDPNRLTSNQPLHAVLESLRREGKDPIILKGGLSYFRQSHENLCEHSLHLHEGLDPGAAAGLTGPLPHSLPSTPDIENAELTPILPFLYLGNEQDAQDANLLQRLNIGYILNVTTHLPLYHYDTGLFIYKRLPATDSNKQNLRQYFEEAFEFIEEAHQAGMGLLIHCQAGVSRSATIVIAYLMKHTWMTMTDAYKFVKTRRPIISPNLNFMGQLLEFEEDLNNGITPRILTPKLTGVETVV; via the exons ATGCCTCCATCTCCCCTTGACGACAGAATTGTGGTGGCGCTGCCAAGGCCGATTCGACCTCAGGAACTCCAACTGCGCCTGGACACCAGCTACCTGGACTCCATCGccaccagcagctgcagcaacacCGTCATCAGCACCACTGTGGTGAAGATCAGGGCGACGGCCAATCTTGTAACGTATATGCCCTCATCCAAGGGTTCCACGCGATCGCTGTCGTGTGGATGTAGCAGTGCGAGCTGTTGCTCTGTGACTACATATGAGAAGGACAGCCAGAGCCTCAGTCATAGCCAGGTGAGCGCCAGCAGCCCCAACCTTAGCTATGCCGGGCCCCCCACTCCTATGGTCAGCAACCATGGTGCTTTAAGTGTTCCCAGTCTCACCTCAGGCACAGTGAAGACCCTGCCCACCGTCAGGGTCATCCACCCCAATGAGCTGGCTAAGCGGATAACATACTGCCCCATGGGTCACCCTATAGGGCCGGTGCCGGTCATCATCGACTGCCGGCCCTTCTTGGAGTACAACAAGAGCCACATCCGTGGAGCCGTGCACATCAACTGCTCCGACAAGATCAGCCGGCGGCGGCTGCAGCAGGGCAAGATCACTGTGCTGGACCTCATCTCCTGCCGCGAGGGCAAGGACTCCTTCAAGGGCATCTTCTCCAAAGAGATTGTGGTTTATGACGAGAGCACCGTGGACCCGAACCGGCTGACATCCAACCAGCCCCTGCATGCGGTTCTGGAATCACTGAGGAGAGAGGGAAAGGACCCCATTATCCTCAAAG GAGGCCTTAGCTACTTCAGACAGAGCCACGAAAACCTTTGTGAGCACTCGCTGCACCTTCACGAGGGCTTGGATCCGGGCGCAGCCGCCGGCCTGACCGGGCCGCTACCTCACTCCCTGCCCTCCACCCCAGACATCGAGAACGCAGAGCTGACTCCCATCTTGCCCTTCCTGTACCTGGGGAACGAGCAGGACGCTCAGGACGCCAACCTGCTGCAGCGCTTGAACATCGGCTACATCTTAAACGTCACCACCCACCTGCCGCTTTACCACTATGATACGGGCCTCTTCATCTACAAGCGACTTCCCGCCACAGACAGCAACAAGCAGAACCTGCGGCAGTACTTTGAGGAGGCGTTTGAATTCATAG AGGAAGCACACCAGGCAGGTATGGGCCTCCTTATCCACTGTCAGGCCGGTGTTTCCCGATCAGCCACCATCGTCATCGCCTACCTGATGAAGCACACCTGGATGACCATGACAGACGCCTACAAGTTTGTCAAAACCCGGAGGCCGATCATCTCCCCAAACCTTAACTTCATGGGCCAGCTGTTGGAGTTTGAGGAGGACCTCAACAACGGAATAACGCCACGAATCCTCACGCCAAAGCTGACCGGTGTGGAAACAGTTGTTTAA